A single Drosophila ananassae strain 14024-0371.13 chromosome 3L, ASM1763931v2, whole genome shotgun sequence DNA region contains:
- the LOC6496604 gene encoding broad-complex core protein isoforms 1/2/3/4/5 isoform X4: MAAVRGHQYFSLRWNNYQNTMTSVFQQLREDLSFVDVTLSCEHGSLKAHKVVLSACSTYFQKLLLENPCKHPTIILPADIIFTDLKTIIDFVYRGEIDVTESELQGLLRTAEQLKIKGLCETAENADDLNDAATATITLSENIQQAVVGNIVNATIVPGAPSPSLEQQQQQQQQQQQAQLQEQHQQQQQQQVHAQQQQQQQLSGGLLTQHGVSSGGAVPLAGQLLSSTASSGSSAGGQSASGLQPTPRKSRLKRSKSPDLQLPPGGSSSGAGSSGSSQQQPQPAHHHSQTILIQGQNQASIVSLQQTSDGNYIPVGAAGNGDESDTENDHDHGHQQHGGHPHGHDHEHSHAHAHSHSHSHPHSHDHDNDHEHENKPNKICKTEQSVASPASNSSGGASNNAAGVSGVTSSGQAIVTQIVVARDGKDTKNMTSLGMGMNGGLLGVSMGFLDFTPEPPAPSATPVTVTEHVDLSCNPSTDTRDLSNPTEPLDIDNHLAQQIHRLDQSPMHSISHHHGDESNSNLVHIKSEVIEAKHLAAAQQHALNQAQQQHAHHQAQQQQQQQQQQQQQQQQQHLHAQQLLAQSQAQLQQQQQQHHQQQQQAAAAAAAAAAAAAGVHGQHGGHVSHGDIGGATVMEIDPSQIKHEPGMIITPEIVNMMSTGHMDMYNSDTSEDSMMIANGSPHDQKEPHYTNLDQQHGGLGGSVCGPGPGGAGGGGGMGGGAGSGSGEKDALKNQNMSLTKASAIYGIPSTTLWQRAHRLGIETPKKEGGTKSWNEDALQNALEALRSGQISANKASKAFGIPSSTLYKIARREGIRLAAPFNAAPTTWTPDDLERALEAIRAGNTSVQKASAEFGIPTGTLYGRCKREGIELSRSNPTPWSEDAMNEALNSVRVGQMSINQAAIHYNLPYSSLYGRFKRGKYDVVANTSGVALLNTSGNTTGSIEIIEHSQENSLHMLQQQFPYSPSPHPPTPQHHSTPQHHSTPQGPPTPQHMQQQHVVHMQQQQQQQSPHPGHHPQHMQQDVVTSSSQVVHSQQQQQLQQIYQHHGTPERS, from the exons GGCCTCTTGCGCACCGCCGAGCAGCTGAAAATCAAAGGACTCTGCGAGACAGCCGAGAACGCCGATGACCTGAACGACGCGGCCACAGCGACGATAACTCTGTCGGAGAACATCCAGCAGGCGGTTGTGGGCAACATAGTGAATGCCACCATTGTTCCCGGGGCACCCTCGCCATCCCtcgaacagcagcagcagcaacagcaacagcagcagcaggctcAGCTCCAggagcagcatcagcagcagcaacagcagcaggtgcatgcccagcagcagcaacaacagcaactgaGTGGCGGCCTGTTGACGCAACACGGAGTGAGTAGCGGTGGTGCCGTCCCCCTAGCCGGACAACTCCTAAGCTCCACGGCCAGCAGTGGCAGCTCTGCCGGCGGACAGTCAGCATCGGGCCTGCAGCCCACGCCCCGCAAGTCGCGGCTAAAGCGTTCCAAGTCACCCGACTTGCAGCTGCCACCCGGCGGAAGCAGTTCCGGAGCGGGATCGAGTGGCTCGTCGCAACAGCAACCACAGCCGGCACACCACCACTCGCAAACGATTCTCATTCAGGGCCAGAACCAGGCCTCCATTGTCAGTCTACAGCAGACGTCCGACGGCAACTACATACCAGTGGGAGCAGCCGGGAACGGTGACGAATCGGACACCGAGAACGATCACGATCACGGACACCAGCAGCACGGCGGACATCCGCACGGACACGACCACGAACACtcccacgcccacgcccactcCCACTCGCATTCGCATCCACACTCGCACGACCACGACAACGACCACGAGCACGAGAACAAGCCGAACAAGATCTGTAAGACGGAACAGTCGGTGGCCTCGCCGGCATCGAATTCATCCGGCGGCGCCTCGAACAATGCTGCGGGCGTGAGCGGCGTCACATCCTCCGGCCAAGCCATCGTCACACAAATTGTAGTAGCGCGCGACggaaaagatacaaaaaatatgACTAGTTTAGGCATGGGCATG AACGGCGGCCTGTTGGGCGTGTCCATGGGATTCCTGGACTTCACACCCGAGCCACCAGCACCATCCGCCACCCCAGTCACCGTCACGGAACATGTCGATCTGTCCTGCAATCCCAGTACGGACACACGCGATCTATCAA ACCCCACCGAACCGCTCGATATAGACAATCACCTGGCCCAGCAGATCCACCGGCTCGATCAGTCCCCCATGCACTCCATCTCGCACCACCACGGCGACGAAAGCAACTCCAACCTGGTGCACATCAAGAGCGAGGTGATCGAGGCCAAGCACCTGGCCGCTGCCCAGCAGCATGCCCTCAACCAGGCCCAGCAGCAACACGCCCATCACCaggcccagcagcagcagcaacagcagcagcagcaacaacagcaacagcagcagcagcacctcCATGCCCAGCAGCTGCTGGCCCAGAGCCAGGCCcagttgcagcagcaacagcagcagcaccaccagcaacagcaacaggcagcagcggcggccgcagcggcagcagcagcagcggccgGAGTGCACGGCCAGCATGGGGGACATGTGTCGCACGGCGATATCGGTGGCGCCACCGTCATGGAGATCGACCCGAGCCAGATAAAGCACGAGCCGGGCATGATCATAACGCCAGAGATTGTCAACATGATGTCCACGGGGCACATGG ACATGTACAACTCGGACACGAGCGAGGACTCAATGATGATCGCCAACGGCTCGCCGCACGATCAAAAGGAGCCGCACTACACGAACTTGGATCAGCAGCACGGTGGTCTGGGGGGCAGCGTGTGCGGGCCGGGGCCCGGCGGTGCTGGTGGCGGTGGGGGCatgggtggtggtgctggctctggctctggcgaGAAAG ATGCATTAAAGAACCAAAACATGAGCCTGACGAAAGCGTCCGCCATTTATGGCATCCCATCGACCACATTGTGGCAACGTGCTCATCGGCTGGGCATCGAAACGCCCAAGAAGGAGGGCGGCACCAAGTCCTGGAACGAGGATGCACTGCAGAATGCATTGGAGGCGCTGCGTTCGGGTCAGATATCCGCGAACAAAGCGTCCAAGGCGTTCGGCATCCCATCCTCGACGCTCTACAAGATCGCCCGGCGGGAGGGCATCCGCCTGGCGGCTCCCTTCAATGCCGCCCCAACCACGTGGACGCCCGATGATCTGGAGCGCGCCTTGGAGGCGATACGGGCGGGAAATACATCGGTCCAGAAAGCCAGTGCTGAGTTTGGCATACCCACAG GAACACTTTACGGACGCTGCAAGCGGGAGGGCATCGAGCTGTCGCGCTCGAACCCCACACCCTGGTCCGAGGATGCCATGAACGAGGCCCTGAACTCAGTGCG CGTTGGCCAAATGTCCATCAACCAGGCGGCCATTCACTACAACCTGCCCTACAGCTCGCTCTATGGACGCTTCAAGCGCGGCAAGTACGACGTGGTGGCCAACACGAGTGGCGTGGCGCTGCTCAACACCTCGGGCAACACCACCGGCAGCATTGAGATTATCGAGCACAGCCAGGAGAATTCG TTGCATATGTTGCAGCAACAGTTCCCGTACAGTCCGTCGCCGCATCCGCCAACGCCGCAGCATCACAGCACGCCGCAGCACCACAGCACTCCCCAAGGACCACCGACGCCGCAGCacatgcagcagcagcacgtGGTCCacatgcaacagcagcagcagcagcagtcgccCCACCCGGGACACCATCCGCAGCACATGCAACAGGATGTGGTGACATCGAGCAGCCAGGTGGTGcacagccagcagcagcagcagctccagcagATCTATCAGCACCACGGAACGCCGGAGCGTAGTTGA